The nucleotide window TTGCGCTCCACTTGCTTAAAAAATGATCCGTCCATTTCATAAGCTCCTTTCTAAATAAGTGCACTACCAACGATGATTAATAAAATGAATAATACTACTATTAATACGAAAGTACTGCCGTTGTTGCCACCGCCATAGCCATAGTTATTGCAATTGTCATAACTTGGAGAACCATAATTGTAACCTTGTTGGTATCCTTGTTGCCAGCCGTATCCTGACATAAAAAATCCCCCCTTTCTATCTTTTAGTGTATGCACACCAAAATTTAGAAAGAGGGTATTGGTCTAGTCTACTTTTCCTTTTGGTTTAAAGAAAATAGCTGCAATAAATCCAAACAAAATAGCCGCACTTATGCCCGAGCTTGTTACTTCAAACATACCGGTTAATACACCAATCCAACCATGTTTTTCAGCTTCTAACATCGCGCCATGGGTTAATGAATTTCCAAAGGAGGTAATCGGAATCGTTGCACCTGCACCAGCAAAATTAATTAATGGTTCATATAATCCAAAACCATCAAGTATTGCTCCAGCGACTACAAGAATAGATAATGTATGTCCTGGCGTCAGCTTTCCTACATCCATTATTAATTGTCCAATAACACATATAATGCCTCCTACAACAAAGGCCATTAAAAATGAAAATCCCAAAAAATCACCCCATTCCAATTTCAATCGCATGTGCAGTACATGGAATTGTTTCACCTTGTTGAAAAGTTAAAGGAGAAAGTAACGCGCCTGTTGCAACGAGTAACGCTTTTTTATAGCGCCCTGATTTAAATTGATCAATCATATAGCTACAATAAATAGATGCTGAACAGCCTGCACCACTTGCTCCCGCCTGGAATGCCGTATCCTCACCGAAGAACTCTGCGCCTGCATCACGAAATCTTGCTAAGTCTTCTTTAGATGTACCACTTTGTGCAAACATTGCCTTTAAAATTTTTAGGCCGACTTTCCCTAAATCACCTGTCATAATGACATCATAGTCTTGAATTTTTTGTTGACGTTTTGATAAATGGGCTTGAATCGTATCAAATGCCGCCGGTGCCATCGCCCCGCCCATATGAAATGGATCTGTCGCACCATAATCAATTACTTTGCCAACTGTTGCTGCTTCAATCACAGGAGACTGTGTATTATGCTTCCCAACAAGAGCAAAACCAGCTGCTGTCACTGTCCATTGAGCTGTAGCAGGCTTTTGTGCACCGTAATCGACGGGATAGCGGAATTGCC belongs to Solibacillus sp. FSL R7-0682 and includes:
- a CDS encoding YjcZ family sporulation protein, with product MSGYGWQQGYQQGYNYGSPSYDNCNNYGYGGGNNGSTFVLIVVLFILLIIVGSALI
- the spoVAE gene encoding stage V sporulation protein AE, whose translation is MAFVVGGIICVIGQLIMDVGKLTPGHTLSILVVAGAILDGFGLYEPLINFAGAGATIPITSFGNSLTHGAMLEAEKHGWIGVLTGMFEVTSSGISAAILFGFIAAIFFKPKGKVD
- a CDS encoding stage V sporulation protein AD, producing MVIVFQSKPSLLAAAAVVGPLEKRSVFHTYFDKVLDDERLNKSTNEEGNAMLISEACHAILKKSNLNNLDIDYFLGGDLINQMTPTNFAAKELAISFIGMFSACATSVSSIIVAALLTELGASEFAIAGASSQHNSVERQFRYPVDYGAQKPATAQWTVTAAGFALVGKHNTQSPVIEAATVGKVIDYGATDPFHMGGAMAPAAFDTIQAHLSKRQQKIQDYDVIMTGDLGKVGLKILKAMFAQSGTSKEDLARFRDAGAEFFGEDTAFQAGASGAGCSASIYCSYMIDQFKSGRYKKALLVATGALLSPLTFQQGETIPCTAHAIEIGMG